From Agrobacterium vitis:
GGCGCCGCCGCCGCCAAAGCCTTCGGCGCGCTTGGTGACCATGTCGTTGTTACCGATATCATGGACGCCGAAGGCGAGGCGGTGGCGCAGGCTATTCGCGCTGGCGGTGGCTCGGCGGAATTTCATCATTATGACGTGCGCTCGACACCGGCAGCCGATGCGCTGGTCGCCGATATCGAGGCGCGGCTTGGCCGGATCGATGTGGTGGTCGCCAATGCCGGCATTGCGCATCGCGTGCCGCTTAAAGAGTTGACCGATGAAAAATGGGACCTGACTTTTGATATCGACCTCAAGGGTATCTTCCGCCTCGTGCGGGCGGCCACTCCCGGCATGCGCGCCCGCAAAAGCGGGGCGATTGTCGCGTTGTCATCGATCATGGGCATTGCCTATGGCTGGGATGAGCATGTCCATTATTCCGCTGCCAAATCTGGGGTGGTCGGGCTGGTGCGCGGTCTGGCCGTCGAGCTTGCCCGTGAGGGGGTGCGGGTCAATGGCATTGCGCCGGGCTATATCCGCACCGCGCAATTGCTGTCGGAGGAAAACTCGCTCGGGCCGGTAGGGGCCGAAAAAGCTGCCGAAATCATCCCGATGGGACGGCTCGGAACACCCGAGGATATTGCCGATGTCATCACCTTCCTCGCCTCCAATGCCGCCCGCTACATGACCGGTCAGGTGCTGGTCGTCGATGGTGGCCTGCTGGTTGGGCGTTACTAAAAGCAACTATCAACAACAACAAAAACCGGCAAAGCCGGATCGGGAACTCAAAAACTGGAGAACTGCCATGTCATTACTGGAATTAAACCGCAGATCGCTTCTCAAACGCTCCACCGGCATGATGGCGCTGGCTATGGGGGCAGGCACGCCCTTTCTGTCGTCGCGGGCTGCCTATGCCCAGGCGACCAGCCTTGCCAGCCAGCAATTGCGCACCATCGGCCTGTCGGTGACGGTGCAGGAACGCATTCTTAATGACTTCAAGAAGGCCTCCGGCGTTGGCGGCACATCAGGTACGGCTGCAACCTTCCCGGATGCGCAGACCAAGATCCTGTCTGGCTCGAAGGATTATGATTGCTGGGAAATCATCGCCGAGCGCCTGCCTGCCATCGTCATGACCAACAATGTCGAGCCGCTGCCGGCCTCGGGCTTGAAAAACTGGGCGAATATCCGCGACACCTTCACCAAACCATCCGACAAATGGGACCGCAAAGCGCAGATCGTCGGGCAGATCTGGGCCGATGAAGGCCAGACGACGCTGAACATGGTGCCCGCCGTCTATAACTACGATTCCATCGGCTATAACCCGGATGTGGTCTCTGCCGAGGAAGCCAATAGTTGGGCGGCGATTTTCGACAAGAAGTGGAAGGGCAAGTCCGGCCTTAACACCGATCCGCTGATTGCCTTCGGTCAGGCGATCATGGCGATGAACACGCTTGGCCTGCTCAACGTCAAGAACCCCGGTAATCCGAGTGCCAAGGAAATCGACGAGGCGGCGGCATTTCTGGTGTCGAAGAAGAAGGAAGGTCAGTTCCGGGCTCTGTGGGGCGATTTCGGCGAACTGGTCAATCTGATGGCCTCGGGTGAAATGGTGGTTTGCGATGCCTGGCAACCGGCCGTCATGGCGGTGAAGGCGCAGGGCAAGCCTTGCAAATATGCCGTACCGAAGGAAGGCTATCGCGCCTGGGCCATCGGTCCGTCGATGATTGCAGGCACCACCAACAAGGAAGCCGTCACCGCCTATGCCGATTACTGGCTGTCGGGTGAGCCGGGCATCGCGGTGTCGGAGCAGGGTTATTATTCGCCCTCCACCAATATCAAAAGCGTCATGGCACCGGAAAAATATGCCTTCTGGTACGAGGGTAAGCCTTGGACCGGCGCGGCCGAGCGCGGCATCAAGGAAGGCGACCTGCGCGATGGTGGCTCGCTGGAAGAGCGCGCCAAGAACGTCGCTTATTGGCATCAATGGCCGGATGAATACGACCATCTGGTGCAGAAGTGGGACGAGTTCCTGAATGCCTGACGAGACGCGGGAAGACCGGCTGGCTCCGGTCTTCCCTTTTGATACTGCACCGGAGAAAGCCGATGATTTACGACCTGGAACTGATCGATGTGGGCAAGGTCTATGACAATGGCACCACGGCTGTCAGCGCCTTCAGCCTGGCGGTGAAGAAAGGTGAGTTCATCGCTTTTCTCGGCCCATCCGGCTGCGGCAAGACCACGACGCTGAGGATGATTGCCGGGTTCGAGGGCATTTCCTCCGGCGATATGATGATCAAGGGCGTGCGGATGAACGACGTGCCGCCGCAAATGCGTCCGACCGCGACGATCTTTCAGAACTACGCGCTGTTTCCCCATATGAGCGTGCGCCGCAACGTCGCGTATGGTCTTGAAGTCAAGGGGATGGCCAAGGCCGAGCGCGACCGCAAGGTGGAGCGGATCATTGCAACGCTTGGGCTCGAAGACATTGCCGAACGCAAGCCGGAAAAGCTTTCCGGCGGCCAGCGTCAGCGGGTGGCCCTGGCGCGTGGACTGGTGATCGAGCCGGACATTCTGCTTCTGGATGAGCCGCTTGGTGCTCTGGATGCCAATTTGCGCAAGGCGATCCAGAACGAGCTGAAAATTCTGCAAAGGACACTGGGCGTCACCTTCATCTTCGTTACCCACGCGCAATCGGAGGCGCTGGCGCTGTCCGACCGGGTGGTGGTGATGAACCAGGGCCGCGTTGAGCAGGTCAGCCCGCCACACCAGCTCTATACAAGGCCCGCCACGCCGTTTGTGGCGCAATTCATTGGCCGAAACGCGATTTTCAAGGGGCATGCCCGTGCCGATGGCGCAGG
This genomic window contains:
- a CDS encoding ABC transporter substrate-binding protein, producing MSLLELNRRSLLKRSTGMMALAMGAGTPFLSSRAAYAQATSLASQQLRTIGLSVTVQERILNDFKKASGVGGTSGTAATFPDAQTKILSGSKDYDCWEIIAERLPAIVMTNNVEPLPASGLKNWANIRDTFTKPSDKWDRKAQIVGQIWADEGQTTLNMVPAVYNYDSIGYNPDVVSAEEANSWAAIFDKKWKGKSGLNTDPLIAFGQAIMAMNTLGLLNVKNPGNPSAKEIDEAAAFLVSKKKEGQFRALWGDFGELVNLMASGEMVVCDAWQPAVMAVKAQGKPCKYAVPKEGYRAWAIGPSMIAGTTNKEAVTAYADYWLSGEPGIAVSEQGYYSPSTNIKSVMAPEKYAFWYEGKPWTGAAERGIKEGDLRDGGSLEERAKNVAYWHQWPDEYDHLVQKWDEFLNA
- a CDS encoding ABC transporter ATP-binding protein, which codes for MIYDLELIDVGKVYDNGTTAVSAFSLAVKKGEFIAFLGPSGCGKTTTLRMIAGFEGISSGDMMIKGVRMNDVPPQMRPTATIFQNYALFPHMSVRRNVAYGLEVKGMAKAERDRKVERIIATLGLEDIAERKPEKLSGGQRQRVALARGLVIEPDILLLDEPLGALDANLRKAIQNELKILQRTLGVTFIFVTHAQSEALALSDRVVVMNQGRVEQVSPPHQLYTRPATPFVAQFIGRNAIFKGHARADGAGDLRVETPEGLLAGLVNGPLSEGGLANLVVPAEAIQVHQGSREQLARVAMAHGGNAVHARIQRADVVGHVSHISAVLADGRSLSLEAHVEKYRPDEFPVGSDVFLSWKPSDATIIAAH
- a CDS encoding SDR family NAD(P)-dependent oxidoreductase, with product MSKQNQRIVIITGAGIGIGAAAAKAFGALGDHVVVTDIMDAEGEAVAQAIRAGGGSAEFHHYDVRSTPAADALVADIEARLGRIDVVVANAGIAHRVPLKELTDEKWDLTFDIDLKGIFRLVRAATPGMRARKSGAIVALSSIMGIAYGWDEHVHYSAAKSGVVGLVRGLAVELAREGVRVNGIAPGYIRTAQLLSEENSLGPVGAEKAAEIIPMGRLGTPEDIADVITFLASNAARYMTGQVLVVDGGLLVGRY